GCGCGAGTAAAACGTGCGATGAATTCGAGCCAGCCAGACCCGACCTGCCCGGTTCATCCCCCTGAGGCCCTGTACGGAGTCCTGGGCCATCCTGTCGGCCATTCCCTGAGCCCGATTCTGCATTCCTGGGCCCTGGCTGAGCTGGGTTCCCCTGGGGCATATATGCGCTGGGACATCCGGCCGGTAGCCTTAGATGCCTTTATGCTGGCCGTGCGGACCCTGCCTGTTCACGGGGCGAGTGTCACCCTGCCCTACAAGCAACGGATCATCCCCTACCTGGACCATTTGACCCCGGAGGCCAAAGGCATCAGGGCGGTGAACACCCTGTTCTGGGAGCGGGGCGCTTTGTGGGGGGATAATACGGATTGCCTGGGCATCCTGCGCCCTCTCAAAGAGCGGGGGATCCGTCCGGACACGGCTCTGGTCCTTGGGGCCGGGGGAGCGGCTTTGGCCGCTGTCCGGGCGCTGCGCAGGCTGGGCTGTCCGGGGATCAGGGTGGCCGCGCGGGACCAGAAGAAGGCAGCAGAGGTGTTTCCGGAGCTTGTGTGTGTGCCCTGGGAGGAACTGGGGACCCAGACTCCGGATCTGGTGCTGAACACAACCCCACTGGGCATGAGAGGAGATTTGGAAGGCCTGTCGCCGTGGCCGGATCCAGAGGGCCTTTTGGGCGTGGGCTGTGTCTTTGACCTGGTGTACACCCCACTGGAAACCAAGCTTTTGCAGGAGGCCCGGGCCGCCGGCTGCCGAACCGTCAGCGGTCTGGAGATGTTCGTCCACCAGGCCCTGGGCCAGACACAACGCTGGATCGGCCGGGGCTTTGACCCCGGCAGGGCACTGTCCCTGCTGACCGGCTGCCTGCAGTAGAGCAGCCCCGGGGGATGGACTCAGGGGGGCGGCATACCCTTCTGTCTCTAAGAGCCACTTTCTGGGGTTAAGAGCCCGAGCTTCGCGACTTTAAAGGAAGGGGGCGCCCCCGGCAGCGGTCGATCCTTAGCGGGTATAGATGGTCAGGGTGTCCCCGGGATGGATGATGTCCCGGGAGGAGAGCTTGTTCCAGTCCATGATCTTGTCCGGACTGACCCCGAATTTTCTGGCAATGGACCAGACGTTGTCTCCTTTTTGGACTTGATAATCGACCCTGGCCTGTCTGGCGGTTCTCTGGGTTGTGACCTGCTGGGCATGGGTGATGTCCGGGATATACAGCTTGGTGCCCACCTTGAGCGGGTCCTGTTTGGTCAGCCCGTTGGCCTGGACCAGGGTGGACAGGCTGAGCTCAAACTTGCGGGCGATGCCCCAGAGGGTATCCCCGGACTTGACCGAGTAATTGGCCCGCTTGGTGGCGATGCGTCTGGTCCCGGCCCGGCCGGGAAGCTGTATCTTCTGGCCGACTGAGAGGTGTTGGGCGTTGAGCTTCGGGTTGGTCCGGCGCAGGGACTGGACTGAAATGTCCATGCTTCTGGCTATGCTCCACAGGGTATCGCCGGAACGAACAATATACGTTGATCCGGAGCCAGAGTACGAACCTGTGCCTGCAGGCTGCTCCTGGCCGGGGACCAGGACCCACTGGCCGGGCTGAAGGGTGTTTGAGGACGTCTGATTGAAATCCTTGAGGGCGGATAAGGGGACGTCAAAGCGTTTGGAGAGCTTCCACCAGGAGTCGCCGGGACGGATCCGGTACCGGTGGACGCCTTTGGAGGCCGTGTGGCGGGTGGAGTTCAGGAACTGTTTGGCTGTCGCGATTTTGGTCTGGGGCAGATACA
This region of Desulfovermiculus halophilus DSM 18834 genomic DNA includes:
- the aroE gene encoding shikimate dehydrogenase; translation: MNSSQPDPTCPVHPPEALYGVLGHPVGHSLSPILHSWALAELGSPGAYMRWDIRPVALDAFMLAVRTLPVHGASVTLPYKQRIIPYLDHLTPEAKGIRAVNTLFWERGALWGDNTDCLGILRPLKERGIRPDTALVLGAGGAALAAVRALRRLGCPGIRVAARDQKKAAEVFPELVCVPWEELGTQTPDLVLNTTPLGMRGDLEGLSPWPDPEGLLGVGCVFDLVYTPLETKLLQEARAAGCRTVSGLEMFVHQALGQTQRWIGRGFDPGRALSLLTGCLQ